Sequence from the Salinicoccus sp. Bachu38 genome:
ATGATTATATATGAGGATGAAGACTAGATGGCAATAAGATATGAACATATAAAGACATGCAAGCAGACCGGTGCCCGCATCGGCAAACTGCATACTCCGCATGGCACGATCGATACACCGATCTTCATGCCGGTAGGGACCCTGGCGACTGTGAAGACGATGACACCCGAGGAACTGGCGGACATCGGCAGCCAGATTATTCTGAGCAACACATACCACCTATGGCTGAGGCCCGGCAGTGATATCATCAGGGAGGCAGGCGGCCTCCACAAGTTCATGAACTGGGACAGGCCCATCCTGACGGATTCCGGCGGCTTCCAGGTGTTCAGCCTGAGCGACAGACGCAAAATCGAGGAGGAGGGCGTCCACTTCAGAAGCCATCTGGATGGCTCCAAACTCTTCCTGAGCCCGGAAAAGGCGATGGACATCCAGCATGATCTCGGATCGGACATCATGATGGCGTTTGATGAGTGTCCGCCGTTCCCGGCGGAGAAGAAGTATGTCAAGGATTCCATCGAACGGACTTCCCGCTGGGCGGAGCGCTGCCTCAACCACCATGTCAAAGAGGGGCATGACAAGAACCAGGCCCTCTTCGGCATCGTACAGGGCGGGGAATACAGCGACCTCCGCGCCCAGAGTGCAAAGGAGCTCGTCGCGATGGACTTCCCGGGCTACTCGATCGGCGGCCTTTCCGTCGGTGAGCCGAAACCGATCATGTATCGTGTCCTTGAGGAGACGGTACCGTTCCTCCCTGAGGACAAGCCGAGGTATCTGATGGGCGTCGGCTCGCCCGATGCCCTGATTGAAGGCGTCATCAGGGGCATAGACATGTTCGACTGTGTACTTCCGACCCGTATTGCACGGAACGGCACGACGATGACGTCGAAGGGCCGGGTCGTCGTCAAGAACAAGAAGTTCGAACGTGACTTTACACCGCTCGATCCAGGGTGCGACTGCTACACCTGCCGCAACTATACGAAGGCATACTTGCGCCACCTCTTCAAAACGGATGAAATTTTGGGATTGAGGCTTACCACTTATCATAACCTTTATTTTCTGCTAAAATTGATGGAGGATATTCGAACTGCGATTTTAAATGATCAATTGATGGATTTTAAAGAAGCATTTTTCGAATCATACGGATTGAACGTTGAAAATCCGAAAAATTTCTAACAGAGGAGAAGATGTATAGATGGAATTCTTTATGGCCATCCTGCCGTTTCTGGTACTCATCCTGGTAATGTACTTCCTGATGATCCGTCCGGCTCAGAAGAAGCAGAAGGAAGTTCAGAACATGCAGTCAAACCTGCAAAAAGGTGACGAAGTCATCACAATAGGCGGTATCCATGGCACAGTGGAATCGTTCGACCAGAAACACATGTACATCCGTACGGATGATGTGAACGGCGCAGTACTCAAATTTGAGCGTGTCGCGCTTAAAGAAATCGTAAAATAGGAAGACAATCGGCTGGCTCATGGAGCCAGCTTTTTTCATTTTAATTTTTGGTGGTAACAGTTATAATTGAAACGTTGAGGACTTACAATATAATCGAGGTGTGTTTTTTTGAAAGTGAAAACGAATAGAATCATAGCTGCTGTCCTGGTGGCCGTGCTGCTCCTGACAGTCGTCGGCCTGACCGCCAAGGATCTTGTCAGGAATGTCAATCTCGGCCTGGACCTCCAGGGCGGTTTTGAAGTGCTGTATCAGGTCGAACCTTTGGAAGAAGGCGATGAAATCGATGATACGGCGGTTCAGAGCACTGCCCAGACCCTCGATTCGAGGGTGAACGTGCTCGGTGTTTCGGAACCGAACATACAGATTGAGGAGGGCAACCGGATACGCGTCCAGCTTGCAGGGGTCGAAGACCAGGCGGAAGCACGGGAACTGCTCAGCACTCAGGCTGAACTGACGATCCGGGATGTCGATGACAATGTCCTGCTGGACGGCTCCGACCTTGTGCAGGGCGGTGCAAGCCAGAACTTCGATGAAATGAACCAGCCGATGGTCTCGCTCGAACTGAAAGATCCGGACAAGTTCAGGGAAATCACCGAAGAGATTTCCGAGCGTCCGGCGGGAGAGAATCTGATGGTCATCTGGATGGACTTTGAGGAAGGGGAGGACAGTTTTGAAGAGGAGGTCCAGAAGGAGGACCCCAAATTCATCTCTGCCCCGAGCGTATCCCAGCCGATCAACTCCTCTGATGTCATGATTTCAGGCGGCTTCTCCGGCCAGGAAGGTCTGGAACGTGCACAGAATATTGCCGCCCTGCTGAATTCCGGCGCCCTGCCGGTGAAACTGACGGAGATCTATTCGACTTCCGTCGGCGCCCAGTTCGGTGAACAGGCGCTGGATGAAACGGTCACTGCCGGCCTGATTGGTGTGGCACTGGTATTCCTATACATGATTGCATTCTATAGGCTGCCGGGTGTTGTTGCTGCAGTGACACTCACAATCTACATCTATCTGACGATATTCGGGTTCAACATGATCAGCGGGGTATTGACGCTCCCGGGCATCGCAGCCCTCATCCTCGGTGTGGGGATGGCGGTGGATGCCAACATCATCATGTACGAGCGCATAAGGGATGAACTGCGCATCGGCCGGAATCTGAAGCAGGCCTATAAGAGGGCTTCTGCGGCTTCATTATGGACGATCGTCGATGCGAATATCACCACTCTGGTTGCCGGAGTCGTACTGTTCATCTTCGGTACAAGCAGTGTGAAAGGGTTTGCGACCATGCTGCTGCTTTCCATAATCATGAGCTTCATCACTGCGGTCTTCCTGACACGCTTCCTGCTGTCAATGCTGATCAAGTCGGGCTTCTTCAATAAGCGGCTTGGATGGTTCGGTGTGAAGGATGAGAGCAGGTTCAACATCAATGAAGGCAAGGATATAGAAGATCTGACGACGCCATGGGACCGCTTCGACTTCGTCGGTCATGCGAAGAAATTCTTTGCATTCAGTCTGGGAACCATTCTGATCGGGCTGATCATCCTGTCCATCTTCAGATTGAACCTCGGCATCGACTTCACAAGTGGTACGAGAGCCGATATACAGACTGACGGCGAAGCGACAGTGGAGCAGGTGGAAGAGGAGCTTGAAGCGATGGACATGCCGCCGGACAGCATCACGACGTCCGGGGAGGACATGGTGGTCGTACGCTATACGGAAAACCTCCCGCAGGATTCCGTCACCGAGATGCAGAGCACGTTCGATGACCTCTATGGCAGCGAACCGGCGATCAGTACGGTAAGCCCGGTCATCGGTCAGGAGCTGGCCAAGAATGCGGTCATCGCACTCGCCATTGCTTCTGTCGGCATCATTCTCTATGCCTCCATACGGTTCGAGTGGCGCATGGCCCTGCCGAGTGTACTCGCCCTCATCCATGATGCCTTCATCATGGTGGCCGTCTTCTCCATCTTCCGTCTGGAAGTGGACATCACCTTCATTGCGGCAGTGCTGACGATCGTCGGCTACTCGATCAATGATACGATCGTCACATTCGACAGGGTGAGGGAGAACCTGAGGAAGTTCAAGGTCATCCATAGGGAAGAGGAAATTGATACAATCATCAACCGTTCCCTCAAACAGACTTTGACCCGTTCCGTCAATACGGTCCTTACGGTCATCATCGTGGTGGTATTCCTTGTGCTCTTCGGAAGCACCGCCATACTGAACTTCTCCATCGCCCTACTGGTCGGCCTGATCAGCGGCATCTATTCTTCACTCTTCATCGCACTGCAGCTATGGGGAATACTGAAGAAGCGCCAGCTGCGCAGTGCGGATGGCGCCCTGACGGTATATGAGGAAAAGAGCAAGGACGATGATAAAATATTAGTATAATCTCTAAAACGCCCAGGAAATCTTGGGCGTTTTGCAAAGGATGAAACATATGTATCAGTCGAAGTACGAGTGGAAAGTAAGACGCAAAACCTCTGATATTCCAGAGGAAGTCCGAGAAAAGTTCAAATTGAATCCTCTGGAGCAGACCATACTGGAAAACAGGGGGTTCACGACAGAAGCGGATCTGGAGAAGATCTATCATCCAAAGACTTATGATGCTGCGCTCGTCCATATGATGGACACGGCCGTGGCACGCATAGAGGCTGCCCTGGATGGTGGTGAACGCATACTCGTCTATGGCGACTTTGATGCGGACGGCATCACAAGCACGGTGCTGCTTCTGACTGCACTCAGGAGGAAAGCCGGCAATGACAGTGTGGACTTCTTCATCCCCAACCGCATAGAGGATGGATACGGCCCCAACCAGGCCATATTCGAAGAAATCGTCGTCGGCCAGTATGATCTTGTCATCACCGTCGACAATGGGGTATCAGGCGGCAAGGAGATTGCGTTCCTCACTTCCCGGGGCGTGGATGTGATTGTGGTGGATCACCATGCATTCGGGGAGAATGTGCCCGACGTCCCGATCCTCCATCCGGATCATCCCGATGGGGAGTATCCATTCAAGTCCCTGGCCGGGGTCGGCATCACCTACAAGCTTGTGCAGGCACTCGGTCTCGACAGTAAGGAGGACCTCGGCTGGGTGGCGATCGGCACGGTCGCCGACCTTGTACCGATGATAGATGAAAATAAAAGGCTCGTCATCGAAGGGTTGAAGATTCTGAATGACACGCCGCCGGCAGGTGTCCATACACTCCTGAGAAGTGCAGGGAGTGACGGTTACATCGATGAAGAGACCATCGCTTTCGGTCTGGCGCCGCGCCTCAATGCGACAGGGCGGCTCGGAGAGGCGGAAATCGCTGTTGAGCTTCTCCTCGAGGAGGATACGAACCTTGCCTATGAACAGGCTGTAGTCGTCGAAAATATGAATATGGAACGGAAGCAGCTGGTGGAGACGATCTTCAGCGAGGCGGATGCAGATATAGATCCCGCCAATCAGATCAATATCATCTATCGGGAAGGATGGCATCCGGGCGTGCTCGGCATCGTCGCTTCGAAGATCGTTGAAAAATATGGGAAACCGGCAATTGTACTCACCCAAGAAGACGATGTGTATCGCGGGTCGGCCCGTTCGATCGAAGGGGTGGACCTGCATGAAATCCTCACGGACCATTCACAGTTCCATCACCGCTTCGGCGGGCACGCGCTCGCGCTCGGTGTGGAAGTGCCTGCATCAAGTATCGAGGCCTTCAGGGAGGAGCTCGAGCAGCATATGAACGGCCTGCAGCTGAACTTGAGGCCCTTGAAGCATATAGACTACCAGATCAAGCAGGGGAACATGAGCATGAAGGCATTCGAACGGTTCGACCGGCTGAAACCTTTCGGCCAGTCCTTCCAGTCCCCGGTATTCCTCCTCACCAATGAAAATATCGGCACAATAAAACAGGTCGGCAAGGACCGGTCCCACATCAAACTGTCCATGCCGAAAGTCGGGATGGATGTCATCGGCTTCGGTTTCGGCCACCTGATCAATGAAGTATCCACGGAGGATTCGATCAGTCTGGTCGGAACGGTCAATGTAAATGAATTCAGCCAGAAGCGGACGCTTCAGATGATGCTGCAGGATGCGAGTGTCGACAGTGTCCAGCTGATCGACATGAGAAGCCGTACCGACCAGCGCTTTGATATCATTACACAGGAAGATGTATTCGTCATAGCCGAGAGCAGGGAAAAAAAAGGGGACAACTACTATCACTTCGGCGAAGCACTCCCGTTCACATCGAAGACGGTGGTGCTCAGGGATCTTCCTGAAAGCTTGGAAAACCTGTCGTATTCACTGAGGGAGATCCATGCCTCCAAAATCATCGCCCTCTTCCATCAGAAGGAAGAACTGTTTTTCACAGGCATACCCAAACCAGCCGACATATCGAATGTGCTGCAGCTGGTCGAAAAAGCGGAGGATGGCTCAATCGACCTCGCGAGACATGCGCCGGCCCTGGCTGACCGGCTCGGCATGAAGATGAAATTTCTTAAGATG
This genomic interval carries:
- the tgt gene encoding tRNA guanosine(34) transglycosylase Tgt, which produces MAIRYEHIKTCKQTGARIGKLHTPHGTIDTPIFMPVGTLATVKTMTPEELADIGSQIILSNTYHLWLRPGSDIIREAGGLHKFMNWDRPILTDSGGFQVFSLSDRRKIEEEGVHFRSHLDGSKLFLSPEKAMDIQHDLGSDIMMAFDECPPFPAEKKYVKDSIERTSRWAERCLNHHVKEGHDKNQALFGIVQGGEYSDLRAQSAKELVAMDFPGYSIGGLSVGEPKPIMYRVLEETVPFLPEDKPRYLMGVGSPDALIEGVIRGIDMFDCVLPTRIARNGTTMTSKGRVVVKNKKFERDFTPLDPGCDCYTCRNYTKAYLRHLFKTDEILGLRLTTYHNLYFLLKLMEDIRTAILNDQLMDFKEAFFESYGLNVENPKNF
- the yajC gene encoding preprotein translocase subunit YajC, which produces MEFFMAILPFLVLILVMYFLMIRPAQKKQKEVQNMQSNLQKGDEVITIGGIHGTVESFDQKHMYIRTDDVNGAVLKFERVALKEIVK
- the secDF gene encoding protein translocase subunit SecDF, producing the protein MKVKTNRIIAAVLVAVLLLTVVGLTAKDLVRNVNLGLDLQGGFEVLYQVEPLEEGDEIDDTAVQSTAQTLDSRVNVLGVSEPNIQIEEGNRIRVQLAGVEDQAEARELLSTQAELTIRDVDDNVLLDGSDLVQGGASQNFDEMNQPMVSLELKDPDKFREITEEISERPAGENLMVIWMDFEEGEDSFEEEVQKEDPKFISAPSVSQPINSSDVMISGGFSGQEGLERAQNIAALLNSGALPVKLTEIYSTSVGAQFGEQALDETVTAGLIGVALVFLYMIAFYRLPGVVAAVTLTIYIYLTIFGFNMISGVLTLPGIAALILGVGMAVDANIIMYERIRDELRIGRNLKQAYKRASAASLWTIVDANITTLVAGVVLFIFGTSSVKGFATMLLLSIIMSFITAVFLTRFLLSMLIKSGFFNKRLGWFGVKDESRFNINEGKDIEDLTTPWDRFDFVGHAKKFFAFSLGTILIGLIILSIFRLNLGIDFTSGTRADIQTDGEATVEQVEEELEAMDMPPDSITTSGEDMVVVRYTENLPQDSVTEMQSTFDDLYGSEPAISTVSPVIGQELAKNAVIALAIASVGIILYASIRFEWRMALPSVLALIHDAFIMVAVFSIFRLEVDITFIAAVLTIVGYSINDTIVTFDRVRENLRKFKVIHREEEIDTIINRSLKQTLTRSVNTVLTVIIVVVFLVLFGSTAILNFSIALLVGLISGIYSSLFIALQLWGILKKRQLRSADGALTVYEEKSKDDDKILV
- the recJ gene encoding single-stranded-DNA-specific exonuclease RecJ, giving the protein MKHMYQSKYEWKVRRKTSDIPEEVREKFKLNPLEQTILENRGFTTEADLEKIYHPKTYDAALVHMMDTAVARIEAALDGGERILVYGDFDADGITSTVLLLTALRRKAGNDSVDFFIPNRIEDGYGPNQAIFEEIVVGQYDLVITVDNGVSGGKEIAFLTSRGVDVIVVDHHAFGENVPDVPILHPDHPDGEYPFKSLAGVGITYKLVQALGLDSKEDLGWVAIGTVADLVPMIDENKRLVIEGLKILNDTPPAGVHTLLRSAGSDGYIDEETIAFGLAPRLNATGRLGEAEIAVELLLEEDTNLAYEQAVVVENMNMERKQLVETIFSEADADIDPANQINIIYREGWHPGVLGIVASKIVEKYGKPAIVLTQEDDVYRGSARSIEGVDLHEILTDHSQFHHRFGGHALALGVEVPASSIEAFREELEQHMNGLQLNLRPLKHIDYQIKQGNMSMKAFERFDRLKPFGQSFQSPVFLLTNENIGTIKQVGKDRSHIKLSMPKVGMDVIGFGFGHLINEVSTEDSISLVGTVNVNEFSQKRTLQMMLQDASVDSVQLIDMRSRTDQRFDIITQEDVFVIAESREKKGDNYYHFGEALPFTSKTVVLRDLPESLENLSYSLREIHASKIIALFHQKEELFFTGIPKPADISNVLQLVEKAEDGSIDLARHAPALADRLGMKMKFLKMTIDIMTDLEIITLKNGIVYKGQEDGSWKLEESRHYQKLKNQLEAEKLLKMSSSSELKEYLRSLISN